The Medicago truncatula cultivar Jemalong A17 chromosome 4, MtrunA17r5.0-ANR, whole genome shotgun sequence genome includes a region encoding these proteins:
- the LOC11445395 gene encoding fructose-bisphosphate aldolase 1, chloroplastic has product MASASASCFKSSLVLDKSEWVKGQTLLRQPSSMSVVRCNPTAPSGLTIRAGSYADELVKTAKTIASPGRGILAMDESNATCGKRLASIGLENTEANRQAWRTLLVTVPSLGDYISGAILFEETLYQSTVDGRKIVDVLIEQNIVPGIKVDKGLVPLAGSNDESWCQGLDGLASRSAAYYQQGARFAKWRTVVSIPNGPSALAVKEAAWGLARYAAISQDNGLVPIVEPEILLDGEHGIDRTYEVAQKVWAEVFFYLAENNVQFEGILLKPSMVTPGAESKDKASPATVADYTLKLLHRRIPPAVPGIMFLSGGQSEVEATLNLNAMNQSPNPWHVSFSYARALQNTALKTWGGRVENVKAAQEALLFRAKSNSIAQLGKYTGEGESEEAKKELFVKGYSY; this is encoded by the exons ATGGCTTCTGCTTCAgcatcttgtttcaagtcatcCCTTGTTCTTGACAAGTCTGAATGGGTGAAGGGACAAACACTCCTACGTCAACCTTCTTCTATGTCTGTTGTTAGATGCAACCCTACTGCTCCATCAGGTCTTACCATTAGAGCTGGTTCCTATGCCGACGAGCTCGTCAAGACCGCg AAAACAATTGCTTCACCAGGGCGTGGTATTTTAGCCATGGATGAATCCAATGCTACATGTGGAAAGCGTTTGGCTTCAATTGGGCTAGAAAACACTGAAGCTAACCGCCAAGCATGGCGTACCCTTCTTGTGACAGTTCCATCTCTTGGAGACTATATCTCTGGTGCCATTCTTTTTGAGGAAACTCTCTACCAATCTACAGTTGATGGAAGGAAGATTGTTGACGTGCTTATCGAGCAAAACATTGTTCCTGGAATCAAAGTTGACAAG GGTCTGGTGCCCCTAGCTGGTTCCAACGATGAATCATGGTGCCAAGGTCTGGACGGTCTTGCCTCTCGTTCAGCTGCATACTACCAACAAGGTGCTCGTTTTGCCAAATG GCGTACTGTTGTGAGCATCCCTAACGGTCCCTCTGCTCTGGCTGTCAAGGAAGCAGCCTGGGGTTTGGCTCGCTATGCTGCAATTAGTCAG GACAACGGATTGGTCCCAATTGTGGAACCAGAGATCTTGCTGGATGGAGAACATGGTATTGATAGAACTTATGAAGTAGCACAAAAGGTTTGGGCTGAGGTTTTCTTCTACCTTGCTGAGAACAATGTCCAATTTGAGGGTATTCTCCTCAAGCCTAGCATGGTTACCCCAGGAGCTGAGTCCAAGGACAAGGCCTCTCCTGCAACAGTTGCTGACTATACCCTCAAGCTCCTTCACAGGAGAATTCCCCCTGCTGTCCCTGGTATCATG TTTTTGTCTGGTGGACAATCTGAGGTTGAAGCAACCCTCAACTTGAATGCCATGAACCAATCTCCAAACCCATGGCACGTGTCGTTCTCATACGCAAGAGCTCTCCAAAATACCGCATTGAAGACATGGGGAGGCCGCGTAGAGAACGTGAAGGCAGCTCAAGAAGCGCTTCTTTTCCGCGCCAAGTCCAACTCAATTGCTCA